A region of the Kitasatospora viridis genome:
GCGGTGCCGTCACTGACTGTCTACCACTTCCGGGCGCCACTGTGCCCCGGGCCCTGCTGTTCAGGGTCCGGGGCACGGGCTGGCCGTTAGTCCTGGGGCGCTGGGGTCGCCCAGGCCGGGGTCGAGGACTGCGGGTCAAGGTCGAACTCGCCGTCGCGGGCGCCGAGGACGAAGGCCCTCCACTCGTTGGGCGTGTAGGTGAGGGTCGGGCCGTCCGGGTTGCGGCCGTCCCGCATGACGATGTAGCCCTCGACGAAGGCGATCTGGATGATCCCCTCGGGGTCAGCGGAGATCCATTCGGCCCCGGTGAGGTCCAGGACGGGCTTCCCGTTGGACGGCAGGTCGGGTCCAGCGCTTTCGTCGGTCATGGGGTGGGTGGGTGCCCTTCTGGTTGCGGTTCGTGGATCAGCGTACCGCTGGGAGCCGACGCCGGTGGGCGGGTTGGACGAGCTGGTCAGCGGGGGCTGGCGGTAGCGGCCACGGCGTCCCAGAAGTCGTTCATC
Encoded here:
- a CDS encoding DUF397 domain-containing protein — protein: MTDESAGPDLPSNGKPVLDLTGAEWISADPEGIIQIAFVEGYIVMRDGRNPDGPTLTYTPNEWRAFVLGARDGEFDLDPQSSTPAWATPAPQD